Proteins encoded within one genomic window of Deltaproteobacteria bacterium:
- the rimO gene encoding 30S ribosomal protein S12 methylthiotransferase RimO, which translates to MTEPRRVHLLTLGCPKNRVDGEVMLGVLARRGHELVLDPEAADVLVVNTCSFIQPAKEESIEAILDLARVKAARAGRRLVVTGCLAQRYADELRAALPEVDVFVGTGDLLRIADAVEAPAADGPVVYRGAQHVLPRRELTQRVRAGAWWTAYLKVSEGCDHTCSFCIIPRIRGRHESRPMDDVLEEAAALAADGALELNLVAQDLTAYGRDRRDGTSLARLLRALAVRVPAVRWLRLLYAYPASVTDELLEVIATEPAVCKYLDMPLQHISDRMLRAMRRERSGAAIRRLLARVRAAVPGVALRSAFIVGFPGETEDDVRALCDFLEEAEFERVGVFTYSREEGTAGATLPDQVAEAAKRERRARVMAVQARVAARRAAAQVGQGVEVLVEDARGRVLVGRTRTQAPEIDGVIRLVGQATPGTIVRAAVTGSDTYDLRGEVREDSN; encoded by the coding sequence GTGACTGAACCCCGCCGCGTCCACCTCCTCACCCTCGGGTGCCCCAAGAACCGGGTCGACGGCGAGGTGATGCTCGGCGTGCTCGCCCGCCGCGGGCACGAGCTGGTCCTCGACCCCGAGGCAGCCGACGTGCTGGTGGTGAACACGTGCAGCTTCATCCAGCCCGCCAAGGAGGAGTCCATCGAGGCCATCCTCGACCTGGCGCGCGTGAAGGCCGCGCGCGCCGGCCGGCGCCTGGTCGTCACCGGCTGCCTCGCCCAGCGCTACGCCGACGAGCTCAGGGCGGCGCTCCCCGAGGTCGACGTGTTCGTCGGCACGGGCGACCTCCTGCGCATCGCCGACGCGGTGGAGGCGCCGGCGGCGGACGGCCCCGTTGTCTACCGCGGCGCGCAGCACGTCCTCCCCCGCCGGGAGCTCACCCAGCGGGTGCGCGCGGGCGCCTGGTGGACCGCCTATCTCAAGGTTTCCGAGGGCTGCGATCACACCTGCAGCTTCTGCATCATCCCCAGGATCCGCGGCCGGCACGAGAGCCGGCCGATGGACGACGTGCTCGAGGAGGCGGCGGCGCTCGCCGCCGACGGCGCCCTCGAGCTGAACCTCGTCGCCCAGGACCTGACCGCCTACGGGCGGGACCGGCGCGACGGCACCTCGCTCGCCAGGCTCCTCCGCGCGCTCGCCGTGCGCGTGCCCGCCGTGCGCTGGCTGCGGCTCCTCTACGCCTACCCGGCCTCGGTCACCGACGAGCTGCTCGAGGTGATCGCGACCGAGCCCGCCGTCTGCAAGTACCTCGACATGCCCCTCCAGCACATCTCCGACCGCATGCTCCGCGCCATGCGCCGCGAGCGGAGCGGGGCGGCCATACGCCGGCTCCTGGCCCGCGTCCGGGCCGCCGTCCCGGGCGTCGCGCTGCGCTCCGCGTTCATCGTGGGCTTCCCGGGCGAGACCGAGGACGACGTGCGCGCCCTGTGTGACTTCCTCGAGGAGGCAGAGTTCGAGCGCGTGGGCGTGTTCACCTACTCCCGGGAGGAGGGCACGGCGGGCGCCACCCTTCCCGACCAGGTCGCGGAGGCCGCGAAGCGCGAGCGCCGGGCGCGGGTCATGGCCGTGCAGGCGCGCGTCGCAGCGCGCCGGGCGGCGGCGCAGGTGGGGCAGGGGGTGGAGGTGCTGGTCGAGGACGCCCGCGGGCGTGTCCTGGTTGGCCGGACGCGGACGCAGGCCCCCGAGATCGACGGCGTCATCCGCCTGGTCGGGCAGGCCACGCCGGGCACGATCGTCCGGGCGGCAGTCACGGGCTCCGACACCTACGATCTCCGCGGCGAGGTGCGCGAAGATTCCAATTGA
- a CDS encoding YajQ family cyclic di-GMP-binding protein, producing the protein MPAFDVVCRVDLQEVDNAIQQTLREIAQRFDFKNQPAEVRREETAIHLHAADDFKLRALADILREKMGRRQVPLRALQFGTPEPGPAGTAKLRVDLQQGIATDKAREIVKLVKDTKLKVQVAIQGDQVRVTGKKKDELQAIVKLLRERDLGIAVQFANFRD; encoded by the coding sequence ATGCCTGCCTTCGACGTGGTCTGCCGCGTCGATCTCCAGGAGGTCGACAACGCGATCCAGCAGACGCTGCGCGAGATCGCACAGCGCTTCGATTTCAAGAACCAGCCGGCCGAGGTGCGGCGCGAGGAGACGGCCATCCACCTGCACGCCGCCGACGACTTCAAGCTGCGTGCGCTCGCCGACATCCTGCGCGAGAAGATGGGGCGGCGGCAGGTGCCGCTCCGGGCGCTCCAGTTCGGCACCCCGGAGCCCGGGCCCGCCGGCACCGCCAAGCTGCGCGTCGACCTCCAGCAGGGTATCGCGACCGACAAGGCGCGCGAGATCGTGAAGCTGGTGAAGGACACCAAGCTCAAGGTGCAGGTCGCCATCCAGGGCGATCAGGTGCGGGTCACGGGCAAGAAGAAGGACGAGCTGCAGGCGATCGTCAAGCTCCTGCGCGAGCGCGACCTCGGCATCGCCGTGCAGTTCGCGAACTTCCGTGACTGA
- the lolA gene encoding outer membrane lipoprotein chaperone LolA: MRVFLPILLALALAAGPAADDALGHALARLQSRYETTRTLTADFRQSVESPTLGSPLESHGTVAFEKPNRMRWDYAAPDRQLIIGDGKTLWIYQPEEKQVIKAPLAEAFQARTPISFLGGLGRVERDFQASLERDEPARWVLHLVPRKDAGIGALTLVVRKADAAVEEARVTDPLGTTTRIAFAHERRNVPLDGALFRFTPPPGVDVVRPPAY, encoded by the coding sequence ATGCGGGTCTTCCTGCCGATCCTTCTCGCGCTGGCGCTCGCGGCCGGCCCGGCCGCGGACGACGCGCTCGGGCACGCCCTCGCCCGCCTCCAGAGCCGCTACGAGACCACCCGCACCCTCACCGCCGACTTCCGCCAGTCGGTCGAGTCGCCTACGCTCGGCTCGCCGCTCGAGTCGCACGGCACGGTCGCCTTCGAGAAGCCGAACCGCATGCGTTGGGACTACGCGGCGCCCGACCGCCAGCTCATCATCGGCGACGGCAAGACGCTCTGGATCTACCAGCCCGAGGAGAAGCAGGTGATCAAGGCGCCGCTCGCCGAGGCGTTCCAGGCGCGTACGCCGATCAGCTTTCTCGGCGGCCTCGGGCGCGTCGAGCGCGACTTCCAGGCGAGCCTCGAGCGCGACGAGCCCGCGCGCTGGGTGCTCCACCTGGTGCCACGCAAGGACGCCGGCATCGGCGCGCTCACGCTCGTGGTGCGCAAGGCCGACGCCGCGGTCGAGGAGGCGCGCGTCACCGATCCGCTCGGTACGACGACGCGCATCGCCTTCGCGCACGAGCGCCGCAACGTCCCCCTCGACGGCGCGCTCTTCCGTTTCACGCCCCCGCCCGGGGTTGACGTGGTCCGCCCCCCCGCCTATTGA
- a CDS encoding DNA translocase FtsK: MATRRPPAMPAAHLIREAEAISAGAVAVFLALSFLSFSPDAPQANLGGPVGHALAGTARGALGVAAYLFPLYLGYFTVALLRRGAAGFGGLRLVGAALLVASIAALAGLLSSGRGGWLGGFAGVALGDLLGAPGALLLLAVVLVVAFVLATGVSAIEASGRAARWVAATVPAGARRLRRGPSPAEVSPEPGPARRAKLPILLDDALDPPPEAPADRPPPIIREPEHRPEPPRRARRSELQEELFAEDTYRLPAHNLLDPPVRTAQPLDEAALHTSSRILETKLADFQAIGRVVAVRPGPVITTFEFEPAAGVKVNRIVTLADDLSMALRALSVRVLAPIPGKPVVGIEVSNPRREKVLIRELIESVEYEHADSKLALALGKDTTGNVVVADLARMPHLLVAGATGTGKSVSMNAMIMSILYKSSPRDVRFIMIDPKMLELSIYENIPHLLVPVVTDPKKAAAALGNIEREMDVRYRLLHEKGVRNIDSYNRLLRETAGDKDAPASPESLPHHHLPRIIIIIDELADLMMMVGREVEESITRLAQKARAAGIHLILATQRPSVDVITGLIKANFPARISFQVTSRTDSRTILDAIGAERLLGEGDMLFLPPGTARVQRLHGAFVSDGDVHRVVDFIKRQEEPRYEMELLEGGDGEEGEGEDGEDLSDEMYDQAVRLVTEHRQASISWLQRRLRVGYNRAARMIERMEREGVVSSPGAKGREVIARGIED; the protein is encoded by the coding sequence ATGGCGACCCGGCGGCCGCCGGCCATGCCCGCGGCGCACCTGATCCGCGAGGCCGAGGCCATCTCGGCGGGCGCGGTGGCGGTCTTCCTCGCGCTCAGCTTCCTCTCGTTCTCGCCCGACGCGCCGCAGGCGAACCTGGGCGGGCCGGTGGGGCACGCGCTCGCCGGGACCGCGCGGGGCGCCCTCGGCGTGGCGGCGTACCTCTTCCCGCTCTACCTCGGCTACTTCACCGTCGCGCTTCTCCGGCGCGGGGCGGCTGGCTTCGGCGGGCTCCGGCTGGTGGGCGCGGCGCTCCTGGTGGCGAGCATCGCGGCGCTCGCGGGGCTGCTCAGCAGCGGGCGCGGCGGCTGGCTCGGGGGCTTCGCCGGTGTCGCGCTCGGCGACCTCCTGGGCGCGCCCGGGGCCCTCCTCCTCCTCGCCGTCGTGCTGGTGGTTGCGTTCGTGCTCGCGACCGGCGTCTCGGCGATCGAGGCGTCGGGCCGGGCCGCGCGCTGGGTGGCAGCGACGGTGCCCGCGGGCGCCCGCCGCCTGCGGCGCGGTCCGTCCCCGGCCGAGGTGTCGCCGGAACCCGGGCCCGCACGCCGGGCGAAGCTGCCCATCCTCCTGGACGACGCCCTCGATCCGCCGCCCGAGGCCCCCGCCGACCGGCCACCCCCCATCATCCGCGAGCCCGAGCACCGCCCCGAGCCGCCCCGCCGCGCCCGGCGCTCCGAGCTGCAGGAGGAGCTGTTCGCCGAGGACACCTACCGCCTCCCGGCGCACAACCTGCTCGACCCGCCCGTGCGCACGGCGCAGCCGCTCGACGAGGCCGCGCTGCATACCAGCTCGCGCATCCTCGAGACGAAGCTCGCCGACTTCCAGGCGATCGGCAGAGTGGTCGCGGTGCGCCCGGGGCCGGTGATCACGACCTTCGAGTTCGAGCCGGCGGCGGGCGTCAAGGTGAACCGCATCGTGACGCTGGCCGACGATCTCTCGATGGCGCTCCGCGCGCTCTCGGTCCGCGTGCTGGCCCCCATCCCGGGCAAGCCCGTGGTCGGCATCGAGGTCTCCAACCCGCGCCGCGAGAAGGTCCTCATCCGCGAGCTCATCGAGAGCGTCGAGTACGAGCACGCCGACTCGAAGCTCGCCCTCGCGCTCGGCAAGGACACGACCGGGAACGTGGTGGTCGCCGACCTGGCGCGCATGCCGCATCTCCTCGTCGCGGGCGCCACCGGCACCGGCAAGTCGGTGTCGATGAACGCCATGATCATGAGCATCCTCTACAAGAGCTCGCCGCGCGACGTGCGCTTCATCATGATCGATCCGAAGATGCTCGAGCTGTCGATCTACGAGAACATCCCGCACCTGCTCGTGCCGGTGGTGACCGACCCGAAGAAGGCGGCCGCGGCGCTCGGCAACATCGAGCGCGAGATGGACGTGCGCTACCGGCTGCTGCACGAGAAGGGCGTGCGCAACATCGACAGCTACAACCGGCTCCTGCGCGAGACCGCGGGCGACAAGGACGCGCCCGCGTCCCCCGAGAGCCTGCCGCACCACCACCTGCCGCGCATCATCATCATCATCGACGAGCTGGCCGACCTCATGATGATGGTCGGGCGCGAGGTCGAGGAGTCGATCACGCGTCTCGCGCAGAAGGCGCGCGCCGCCGGCATCCACCTGATCCTCGCCACCCAGCGCCCCTCGGTGGACGTCATCACCGGCCTCATCAAGGCGAACTTCCCGGCCCGCATCTCCTTCCAGGTGACCTCGCGCACCGACTCGCGTACCATCCTGGACGCGATCGGCGCCGAGCGCCTGCTCGGCGAGGGCGACATGCTCTTCCTGCCGCCCGGCACGGCGCGCGTGCAGCGCCTGCACGGCGCCTTCGTGTCCGACGGCGACGTCCACCGCGTGGTCGACTTCATCAAGCGGCAGGAGGAGCCGCGCTACGAGATGGAGCTGCTCGAGGGCGGCGACGGGGAGGAGGGCGAGGGCGAGGACGGCGAGGACCTCTCCGACGAGATGTACGACCAGGCGGTGCGGCTCGTCACCGAGCACCGCCAGGCGTCGATCTCCTGGCTCCAGCGCCGGCTGCGCGTCGGGTACAACCGCGCCGCACGCATGATCGAGCGCATGGAGCGGGAAGGCGTCGTCTCGTCGCCCGGGGCGAAGGGGCGCGAGGTGATCGCGCGGGGGATCGAGGACTAG